The proteins below are encoded in one region of uncultured Fibrobacter sp.:
- a CDS encoding LicD family protein, with protein sequence MLPIKIKLPDHFLDEEERCGFTVSPKMKKIWAVELDLLHEFQRVCKKYNLKYFTDSGTTIGAVRHNGFIPWDDDIDLAMFREDYNKLCQIAPQEFKHPYFFQTEETDPGSARGHGQIRNSLTTGILESERDLHYRFNQGIFIDIFVLDNTPDDKQVFNEQIAECTAFREKASACRSYTEHFLLLPRWNFIARAINFIKYKYYHSKIFFPHGYNKFLYEYEKSASKYVSDNTTKYITNLSLLPYKEHRSRLREDYSSAIEFPFEMLSLPVPIGYDRILTNVFGNWKVPQKDPSLHGGIFFDPEKPYTQYR encoded by the coding sequence ATGCTACCAATAAAAATAAAACTACCCGATCACTTTCTTGACGAAGAAGAAAGATGCGGTTTTACTGTTTCCCCCAAAATGAAAAAAATATGGGCAGTGGAGCTGGATTTACTCCATGAATTTCAAAGAGTTTGCAAAAAATACAATCTCAAATATTTTACAGACTCCGGAACTACCATCGGTGCCGTTAGACATAACGGGTTCATTCCTTGGGACGACGACATTGATCTAGCAATGTTTCGAGAAGACTACAACAAGCTGTGTCAAATAGCCCCTCAAGAATTTAAGCACCCATATTTCTTCCAAACAGAAGAAACGGACCCCGGATCTGCAAGAGGGCATGGACAAATAAGGAACAGTCTAACAACAGGAATTCTTGAAAGCGAAAGAGATTTACACTATCGATTCAACCAAGGCATATTCATTGATATTTTTGTTTTAGACAACACTCCCGACGACAAACAAGTTTTCAATGAACAAATAGCAGAGTGTACGGCATTCAGAGAAAAAGCAAGCGCTTGTCGGTCTTACACAGAACACTTTCTATTGTTACCTAGATGGAACTTCATAGCAAGAGCAATCAATTTTATAAAATACAAATATTATCACTCAAAAATTTTCTTCCCCCATGGATACAACAAATTTCTTTATGAATATGAAAAAAGTGCATCCAAGTACGTTTCCGACAACACAACAAAGTACATAACGAATTTAAGTCTACTCCCATACAAAGAACACAGATCTAGATTAAGAGAAGATTATTCTAGTGCCATAGAATTTCCATTCGAAATGCTTTCGCTTCCCGTTCCTATAGGCTACGATAGAATATTAACCAATGTATTTGGCAATTGGAAAGTACCGCAAAAAGATCCGTCATTACATGGTGGTATTTTCTTTGATCCGGAAAAACCATATACGCAATATCGATAA
- a CDS encoding glycosyltransferase, with protein MRIQSILFPQKDICKEAELYYRHPSKQFGNKFLLPPNQTISFDTYFNSFPIAQWKQYTSIDNLSLFLRIQGKCTIELFEATLVNGNVQKRILLSKEKNAQDDSITLLFPDIADLRGACYFTISSQEKPCFITDGYYSTEIDSNLISTIKIGIGICTYKRESFVLKNLKAIQNAILDNPQSELFDKLEIIVSDNGQTLQNYDYSHPKVKIVPNINAGGSGGFARCMLEAISRSSDFHFTNLILMDDDIILEPDVLARTYSFLRCLKNENRTKVLGGAMLKSESMSEQAVNGCIWDIDKGVRFCKSNYDLSQTSDVLKNLNEDGANFAPWFYCCFPMQHIRNNNLPLPFFFQYDDTEFALREPSSIILLNGVSVWHTFLNKDNMCKRYCQSKNSRIVKLLYGETQTILQSKKELCLMFINLVGTYRYLDWIALSQAEIDLWHGSNNLRDKKNLLLCQKMIKKSNLQCKTDEIPPSASKYIVGQKDNGEWSITKKITFAFSSLNTFFPKTRKNIIVDKPETLNPLKVRFVKKIYLKQDESSYIIFQSNIKLFFTSFLQIAKILLYPRPNQEKLQSNLIEGASAMRKMSFWLSYLTK; from the coding sequence ATGAGAATACAAAGCATATTATTTCCTCAAAAAGACATCTGCAAAGAAGCAGAGCTGTATTACAGGCATCCATCCAAGCAATTTGGCAATAAATTTCTTCTGCCGCCAAATCAAACGATTTCTTTTGACACCTACTTCAACAGTTTCCCTATTGCACAATGGAAACAATACACTTCCATTGATAATCTGAGTCTTTTCCTAAGAATTCAAGGAAAATGTACAATAGAATTATTCGAAGCAACTCTTGTCAATGGCAATGTTCAAAAGCGTATTCTTCTATCAAAAGAAAAAAATGCTCAAGATGATTCCATAACGCTTCTTTTTCCAGATATAGCAGACTTACGCGGAGCATGTTACTTCACAATATCATCACAAGAGAAGCCATGCTTCATAACCGACGGTTATTATAGCACTGAAATTGATTCAAATTTAATCAGCACTATAAAAATCGGCATTGGTATTTGCACTTACAAAAGAGAATCCTTCGTTCTAAAAAATCTAAAAGCAATCCAGAATGCAATACTAGACAATCCTCAATCTGAATTATTCGATAAACTGGAAATAATAGTTTCAGACAACGGTCAAACATTACAGAATTACGACTATTCCCATCCAAAAGTTAAAATAGTTCCTAACATCAATGCTGGTGGTTCCGGAGGCTTCGCCAGGTGCATGCTTGAGGCAATCTCCCGAAGTTCCGATTTCCATTTCACCAATCTCATCCTAATGGATGACGACATTATTTTGGAGCCTGATGTTTTAGCAAGGACATATTCCTTTTTAAGGTGTCTCAAAAACGAAAATCGGACGAAAGTACTTGGCGGAGCAATGCTAAAATCAGAATCAATGTCCGAACAAGCCGTAAATGGATGTATCTGGGATATTGACAAAGGGGTTCGATTCTGCAAATCAAACTATGATCTTTCTCAAACGTCAGATGTTTTGAAAAATCTTAATGAAGATGGGGCTAATTTTGCCCCCTGGTTCTATTGCTGTTTTCCGATGCAGCATATCAGAAACAACAATCTTCCATTACCATTCTTCTTTCAATATGACGACACTGAATTTGCTTTAAGAGAACCATCTTCCATAATCCTATTAAACGGGGTCTCTGTTTGGCATACTTTTCTCAACAAAGACAACATGTGCAAAAGGTATTGCCAAAGCAAAAACAGTCGCATCGTAAAATTACTATACGGAGAAACGCAAACCATTCTTCAATCAAAAAAAGAACTCTGCTTAATGTTCATCAATTTAGTCGGCACATACCGATACCTTGATTGGATAGCGTTATCCCAAGCCGAAATTGATTTATGGCATGGCTCAAATAATTTAAGAGACAAGAAAAACCTTCTTCTTTGTCAAAAAATGATAAAGAAATCTAATTTACAGTGCAAGACCGACGAAATACCACCAAGCGCATCTAAATACATTGTTGGTCAAAAAGACAATGGCGAATGGTCTATAACAAAAAAGATTACTTTTGCATTTAGTTCTCTCAATACTTTCTTTCCAAAAACAAGAAAAAATATAATAGTAGACAAACCAGAAACCCTAAATCCTTTGAAAGTTCGCTTCGTAAAGAAGATTTATTTAAAACAAGACGAGAGCTCTTACATAATTTTTCAAAGCAATATCAAGCTGTTTTTCACAAGTTTTTTGCAAATTGCAAAAATTTTACTGTATCCTAGACCAAATCAAGAAAAATTGCAGAGCAATCTTATCGAAGGAGCGTCCGCAATGCGAAAAATGAGTTTTTGGCTCAGTTATTTAACAAAATAG
- the glf gene encoding UDP-galactopyranose mutase, with protein MYSYIIIGAGLFGATFANLAHKAGKKVLVIERRNHIAGNCYTENIEGINVHKYGAHIFHTSNKIVWDFVNSFTPFNRYTNSPIAKSKGNYYNLPFNMNTFYQIWKTATPEEAKAKMEEQKADILKLLNGREPANLEEQALSIVGRDIFEILIKEYTEKQWGRNCNDLPASIIKRIPVRYTFDNNYFNDLYQGIPSNGYTELVTKMLEGIEIRLNTNFFDHRSELENIAEKIIYTGPIDEFFNFCHGALDYRSLRFETEILDTDNFQGNAVINYIDANIPYTRIIEHKHFEFGNQPKTIITREYPQKWELNKERYYPINDQENNALYEKYKALAGQKTNVIFGGRLAEYKYYDMDDVIEQAMILFHTCNQ; from the coding sequence ATGTACTCCTATATTATCATCGGCGCAGGCCTTTTCGGAGCAACGTTTGCAAATCTAGCCCATAAAGCAGGCAAGAAGGTCCTTGTCATAGAAAGACGTAATCACATCGCAGGCAATTGTTATACAGAGAATATCGAAGGTATCAACGTTCATAAATACGGAGCTCACATTTTCCACACATCAAACAAAATCGTTTGGGATTTTGTCAACTCTTTTACTCCGTTTAATCGCTATACAAATTCACCTATAGCCAAATCAAAAGGTAATTACTATAACCTGCCTTTCAATATGAATACATTTTACCAAATATGGAAGACAGCAACACCGGAAGAGGCAAAGGCGAAAATGGAAGAACAAAAAGCGGATATTCTCAAATTACTCAATGGGCGCGAGCCAGCAAATCTAGAGGAACAAGCATTAAGCATAGTCGGTCGTGACATTTTTGAAATACTAATCAAGGAATACACAGAAAAACAGTGGGGCCGCAATTGCAACGACCTCCCAGCCTCCATCATCAAGCGAATTCCTGTCCGTTATACATTTGACAACAATTACTTTAACGATTTATACCAAGGAATACCCAGCAACGGCTATACTGAATTAGTAACCAAAATGCTAGAAGGCATCGAAATTCGCTTAAATACAAATTTTTTTGACCATCGTTCCGAATTAGAAAACATTGCCGAAAAAATCATCTACACCGGACCGATTGATGAATTTTTCAATTTCTGCCATGGAGCCTTAGATTACCGATCCTTACGTTTTGAAACGGAAATTCTTGACACTGATAATTTCCAAGGAAATGCCGTTATAAATTACATTGACGCAAATATTCCATACACAAGAATTATTGAGCACAAGCACTTTGAATTCGGAAATCAGCCCAAAACCATTATCACTCGCGAATATCCTCAAAAATGGGAATTGAATAAAGAACGTTACTACCCAATTAACGACCAAGAAAACAATGCTCTTTATGAAAAATACAAAGCATTGGCCGGCCAAAAAACTAATGTCATATTTGGTGGACGCCTTGCCGAATATAAGTACTATGATATGGATGACGTGATAGAACAAGCAATGATACTATTTCACACCTGTAATCAATAA
- a CDS encoding glycosyltransferase family 2 protein, with the protein MPNQVSVIVPNYNHAPYLRQRLDSIFNQTFQDFEVIILDDCSSDNSKEIIEEYRNRPQVSHVVYNETNSGSPFKQWAKGFDLAQGKYIWIAESDDWAELNFLDELVSTLNQDNSLALAFCENYWEFGTKTERQRFCFSERTINGSRFIKKYQSFRNRIVNASSVLFRKKILHSIPKNYQDFTCCGDYLFWIYLLEKGNIRYIRKHLNHFRRHSFTTTTKSTTSGKTFFENFYIYEYLYNQGYVTPFIKLRIFTYNLDLVEIHKQDLLTNKSYFECKNMWVSPNKGFLTKIIQILARDANICYESISLGAKIWRILHLPNTNIREKIHKQKDSLKIND; encoded by the coding sequence ATGCCCAATCAAGTTTCTGTCATAGTCCCCAACTACAATCACGCACCTTATCTTCGGCAGCGTCTTGATTCCATATTCAATCAAACTTTTCAGGACTTTGAAGTCATTATCTTGGACGATTGTAGCTCGGACAACAGCAAAGAAATCATTGAGGAATATCGTAATCGTCCCCAAGTAAGCCACGTGGTATATAACGAGACAAACAGTGGCTCTCCATTCAAACAGTGGGCTAAGGGATTCGATTTAGCACAAGGCAAATACATCTGGATTGCCGAAAGCGACGATTGGGCGGAATTGAATTTTTTAGACGAATTAGTTTCAACTTTAAACCAAGACAATTCTCTAGCACTAGCTTTTTGTGAAAATTACTGGGAATTTGGAACAAAAACAGAACGACAAAGATTCTGCTTTAGCGAGCGCACCATCAATGGGAGTCGCTTTATAAAAAAATATCAAAGTTTCAGGAATCGAATTGTCAACGCAAGTAGCGTTTTATTTCGAAAAAAAATTCTCCATTCTATTCCGAAAAATTACCAAGATTTCACATGTTGCGGAGATTATCTTTTTTGGATATACCTTTTAGAAAAAGGTAATATCAGATATATTCGCAAACATTTAAATCACTTTAGACGGCACTCATTCACCACAACAACTAAAAGTACAACATCTGGAAAGACATTCTTTGAAAATTTTTACATATATGAATATTTATACAATCAAGGATATGTAACCCCATTTATTAAATTGCGAATATTTACTTACAATTTAGATCTCGTCGAAATACACAAGCAAGATTTATTAACAAATAAATCCTATTTTGAATGTAAAAACATGTGGGTTTCCCCAAACAAAGGCTTTTTAACAAAGATTATTCAGATACTAGCACGCGATGCAAACATCTGTTACGAAAGTATTTCTTTGGGAGCTAAAATATGGAGAATTCTACATCTACCGAACACAAATATCAGGGAAAAAATACACAAGCAGAAGGACAGTCTGAAGATTAACGATTAA
- a CDS encoding glycosyltransferase family 4 protein, with product MNVLWLNVTEPFNYNKNDGFIGGWQDSLESIVSRCNEINLSIAFTSPSLKQPKKINRVQYIPIFTKYTFIDKIKKLVSWDADAKIITSAVKKIIEETKPDIIHVFGTEWPFGLIKKYTNIPVVIHIQGSIVEYNKFLYPPNYNFLDLVFENRLNFRTLVENLFQPFLNHSRYQMEKEIWRINNFYMGRTNWDFQLSSKMHPNRIYFHVDEALREPFTKGPHHWQYKASTKTILFSTGCSTFWKAPNLLLKTAKLLKEKGFDFEWHIAGFMPAHLKNTVERKEHTTFEANKIIFLGWQTAEQIQQELLYSSLYIHNAYIENSPNSICEAQIIGAPVISTDVGGIPSLIENEQTGFLVPINAPLIMAEKIISTAHNKELLCKVSENARKKAIQRHDEKTILDQLLYCYNTIISHK from the coding sequence ATGAATGTTCTTTGGCTCAATGTAACAGAACCCTTTAATTACAACAAAAACGACGGTTTCATCGGCGGTTGGCAAGACTCGTTAGAGTCCATAGTATCGCGTTGCAACGAAATAAATCTATCCATAGCCTTCACATCTCCATCATTAAAACAACCAAAAAAAATCAATCGCGTACAATACATTCCTATTTTTACAAAATATACGTTCATTGACAAAATAAAGAAATTAGTTTCGTGGGACGCAGACGCAAAGATCATTACCTCAGCAGTAAAGAAAATCATAGAAGAAACAAAACCCGACATCATACATGTATTTGGTACAGAATGGCCTTTTGGATTAATAAAAAAATACACCAATATACCCGTCGTAATCCATATCCAAGGTTCCATTGTTGAATACAATAAATTTCTATACCCTCCAAACTATAATTTTCTTGATCTAGTTTTCGAAAATCGATTAAATTTCCGCACTTTAGTAGAAAACCTATTCCAGCCATTCTTAAACCATTCCCGATACCAAATGGAAAAGGAAATATGGCGCATTAACAATTTTTATATGGGGCGTACAAATTGGGATTTCCAATTATCAAGCAAGATGCACCCCAATCGAATATATTTTCACGTAGACGAAGCGCTAAGAGAACCCTTTACAAAAGGTCCTCACCATTGGCAATACAAGGCCTCAACTAAAACCATTTTATTTTCCACAGGTTGTTCAACTTTTTGGAAAGCCCCAAATCTTTTATTAAAAACTGCGAAACTTTTAAAAGAAAAAGGATTTGATTTTGAATGGCATATTGCAGGATTTATGCCAGCCCACCTAAAAAACACTGTTGAAAGAAAAGAACACACAACCTTTGAAGCCAACAAAATCATTTTTCTTGGTTGGCAAACGGCAGAACAGATTCAACAAGAATTACTCTATTCATCACTATACATCCACAACGCATACATTGAAAACAGTCCAAATTCAATCTGCGAAGCGCAAATCATCGGAGCACCAGTCATTTCAACAGACGTTGGAGGCATTCCAAGCCTCATTGAGAACGAACAGACAGGCTTTTTAGTGCCTATTAACGCCCCCTTGATAATGGCCGAAAAAATCATCTCTACAGCCCACAACAAAGAGCTTCTTTGCAAGGTATCTGAAAATGCACGAAAAAAAGCAATTCAAAGACATGACGAGAAAACAATATTAGATCAGTTACTATATTGCTATAACACAATCATTAGTCACAAATAG
- a CDS encoding acyltransferase, producing the protein MIKTIYNIINIIYSKSLAKTFKKQKRFFCHYPQKIVGSKHISIGDNCFFGRNGVLSAWENHNNQQFTPEIQIGDDCEFGEYNHITATNKIIIGNGLLTGRWVTITDNSHGNTDIDDLKLKPINRKIFSKGPVIIGNNVWIGDKATILPNVTIGDGAVIAANAVVTKDVPAYCVAAGNPAKIIKKANSNG; encoded by the coding sequence ATGATAAAAACGATATACAACATCATCAACATCATTTACAGCAAAAGTCTCGCCAAGACGTTCAAAAAACAGAAACGTTTTTTTTGCCATTATCCACAAAAAATTGTCGGAAGTAAACATATATCTATTGGAGACAACTGCTTTTTCGGAAGAAATGGTGTTTTATCCGCATGGGAAAATCACAACAATCAACAATTTACCCCAGAGATTCAAATAGGTGACGATTGTGAATTCGGCGAATACAATCATATTACAGCAACGAACAAGATAATAATTGGAAACGGATTACTTACTGGAAGATGGGTGACTATAACAGATAATTCTCATGGCAACACAGATATTGATGATTTGAAACTAAAACCAATCAATAGAAAAATCTTTTCTAAAGGTCCTGTAATAATAGGCAATAATGTATGGATTGGAGATAAGGCTACAATTTTGCCAAATGTGACTATTGGAGACGGGGCCGTAATTGCAGCAAACGCAGTCGTCACAAAGGACGTCCCTGCGTACTGCGTTGCCGCAGGAAATCCAGCAAAAATCATCAAGAAGGCAAACTCTAATGGATAG
- a CDS encoding glycoside hydrolase family 99-like domain-containing protein — protein sequence MDRPLIIAYYLPQYHPIPENDEWWGKGFTEWTNVAKAKPLFKGHYQPKIPADLGFYDLRVPEVREQQAELAREAGVDGFCYWHYWFGNGKQLLERPFKEVVESGKPNFPFCLGWANESWEAKVWNKNGVKTRKILIEQTYPGLDDIDNHFYSLVKAFKDPRYIRIDNRPIFHIYQPLNHPNIQQFMERWNYLVNKEKIAEKFYFIAGAKDSNYTKMIENGFDAAVLNLASRMENPYKKNNIFFRAFHYFFRLVLHKPLLISYRDSLKYLWNDKVDLNEFIIPSLLPNWDHSPRSGNMYSILTGCTPQLFKKLCLRTLNGVKVKRNKIIFLKSWNEWGEGNYMEPDLKFGKGYIKALADAKKEIYP from the coding sequence ATGGATAGACCACTCATTATAGCCTACTATCTGCCTCAATACCATCCCATTCCCGAAAATGACGAATGGTGGGGCAAGGGTTTTACCGAATGGACTAATGTGGCAAAAGCAAAGCCCTTGTTTAAGGGCCACTATCAACCAAAAATCCCCGCAGACCTTGGTTTTTATGATCTACGAGTTCCAGAGGTTCGCGAGCAGCAAGCGGAATTAGCCCGAGAGGCAGGAGTTGACGGTTTCTGTTACTGGCACTATTGGTTTGGCAATGGGAAACAACTTTTAGAAAGGCCTTTCAAAGAAGTTGTTGAGTCAGGAAAACCAAACTTTCCATTTTGCTTAGGTTGGGCAAATGAAAGCTGGGAAGCAAAAGTATGGAATAAAAATGGCGTAAAAACAAGAAAAATTCTTATTGAACAAACCTACCCGGGATTAGATGACATCGACAATCACTTTTATTCTTTGGTAAAAGCATTTAAGGATCCTCGCTACATAAGAATCGATAACCGTCCAATATTCCATATTTATCAGCCATTAAACCATCCGAACATTCAACAATTTATGGAGAGATGGAACTACCTCGTCAACAAGGAGAAAATTGCAGAAAAATTTTATTTTATCGCAGGGGCAAAAGATTCTAATTACACAAAGATGATTGAAAATGGCTTTGATGCAGCCGTTCTCAATTTGGCTAGTAGAATGGAAAATCCCTATAAAAAAAACAACATCTTTTTCAGAGCATTTCATTACTTTTTTAGATTAGTTCTTCACAAGCCTCTTCTTATTTCATACCGGGATAGTTTAAAATATTTATGGAACGATAAAGTTGATTTAAACGAATTCATCATTCCGTCTTTATTGCCTAATTGGGATCATTCCCCCCGAAGTGGAAACATGTACTCTATTTTAACGGGGTGTACGCCACAACTATTCAAAAAACTATGCCTACGCACACTAAACGGGGTAAAAGTCAAAAGAAATAAAATTATTTTTTTGAAATCATGGAATGAATGGGGCGAAGGGAACTATATGGAACCCGATTTGAAATTTGGGAAAGGCTATATAAAAGCCCTGGCCGATGCAAAAAAAGAGATCTATCCATAA
- a CDS encoding glycosyltransferase, which yields MVILSIIIPVYRIPLDYLRVCFNSLVSQNLQQCEFIVISDGAPDAECFICDEYAKKDCRFKFFKRDHAGVSATRNFGIDQAQGEYITFVDSDDWIEDSYTSTISSFSNSPDIVFFQFNYFNERNTPYHLPFPQNNYFTGSFEEIQEKLLMLFNFNNQFDYLGYTCNKFFKRSILEKNKIRFPEKIPYNEDEIFTLKYCKHISSIQIIENKLYNYRIHNSGLTKKKKDPSIFQEIVQELQSIIEDYSYEPLKNAIINKRMMFLRFLSTINRQNIISYSSFLDFYQFFHKNKNNALTCLTLKAIFALPPQIAYILSHLYKMISWIPGIRV from the coding sequence ATGGTTATCTTATCCATCATCATCCCGGTTTATCGAATCCCATTAGACTATTTGCGAGTCTGCTTCAACTCGCTCGTTTCTCAAAATTTACAACAATGCGAATTCATAGTCATTTCCGATGGTGCACCAGATGCAGAGTGTTTCATTTGTGATGAGTATGCAAAAAAAGATTGTCGATTCAAATTCTTCAAACGAGATCACGCTGGAGTTTCCGCCACAAGAAATTTCGGCATTGACCAAGCGCAGGGCGAATACATAACATTTGTTGACAGCGACGATTGGATAGAAGACTCATACACATCAACAATTTCTTCTTTCAGCAACTCCCCAGACATCGTTTTCTTCCAGTTTAACTATTTCAACGAAAGAAATACTCCTTATCACCTTCCATTTCCTCAAAACAACTATTTCACAGGCTCTTTTGAAGAAATTCAAGAGAAATTGTTGATGCTATTTAATTTCAACAATCAATTTGATTATCTAGGATATACATGCAATAAATTTTTCAAAAGAAGCATTCTTGAAAAAAATAAAATTCGTTTTCCAGAAAAAATCCCATATAACGAAGACGAGATTTTCACGTTAAAATATTGCAAGCACATTTCATCAATCCAAATTATCGAAAACAAATTATACAATTACCGCATCCATAACAGCGGTTTGACAAAAAAGAAAAAAGACCCATCCATTTTTCAAGAGATTGTCCAAGAATTACAATCTATTATTGAAGATTACTCTTACGAACCGTTAAAGAACGCCATAATAAACAAGCGAATGATGTTTCTGCGCTTCTTGTCTACTATCAACAGGCAAAATATCATTTCATATAGTTCCTTTTTAGACTTTTATCAGTTTTTCCATAAGAACAAGAATAACGCTTTAACATGCCTTACTCTGAAAGCAATTTTCGCCCTTCCCCCACAAATCGCCTACATATTAAGCCATCTTTATAAAATGATTTCCTGGATTCCAGGAATAAGGGTGTAA
- a CDS encoding glycosyltransferase gives MNKQAKILAVIVTYNPEIGHLKSFLEELSKQIDLVLIYDNNSLNFKDIASIQFSQNVIIHSSPINKGLPTHYNAAIQYGLENGFDNLLILDQDSTFDKHFLDEYRKHLDEDFFCLVPFLVHNNNDYEEKYPTKTKNTCDYVKRSINSGTLIYLHKLPNDIRFDEDLFIDCVDFDFFIQANKFRLKTLRINSAKLHISLGNISRIGPFFLYNYSPFRLEKQTRDRVIFLRKHPISAFSLWLFLFTIFCDTKAILFERERLRKIKAIVKGFKEGLFFRTSSRQHP, from the coding sequence ATGAACAAACAAGCTAAGATTCTAGCCGTCATTGTTACATACAATCCCGAAATAGGGCACCTAAAGTCATTTTTAGAGGAGTTGTCAAAACAAATTGATTTGGTTTTAATTTACGACAACAATTCCCTAAATTTCAAAGATATTGCCAGCATTCAATTTTCGCAAAATGTAATCATCCATTCCAGCCCCATAAACAAAGGCCTTCCGACACACTACAATGCAGCAATTCAATATGGGCTAGAAAACGGCTTTGACAATTTACTCATTCTCGATCAAGATTCCACTTTCGACAAGCATTTTCTAGACGAATACAGAAAGCATCTTGACGAGGACTTTTTCTGTTTAGTTCCTTTCCTTGTCCATAACAATAACGATTACGAAGAAAAATACCCAACAAAAACAAAAAATACATGCGATTATGTAAAGCGCTCTATTAATTCCGGAACGCTCATATACCTGCACAAATTACCAAACGACATCCGCTTTGACGAAGACCTATTTATCGACTGCGTTGACTTTGATTTTTTCATACAAGCAAACAAGTTCCGCCTGAAAACGCTGCGCATTAATTCAGCAAAACTTCACATCAGCCTCGGCAACATCAGCCGAATCGGGCCTTTCTTCCTTTACAATTATTCTCCGTTCAGGCTTGAAAAACAGACGCGAGACCGTGTCATATTCCTCCGCAAGCATCCGATATCAGCATTTTCTCTTTGGCTGTTTCTTTTCACTATTTTCTGCGACACTAAAGCCATATTGTTCGAAAGGGAACGGCTCAGAAAAATAAAGGCGATAGTCAAAGGATTCAAAGAAGGGCTATTTTTCAGGACTTCTTCCCGACAACATCCCTAG
- a CDS encoding glycosyltransferase — MSIPKIVHYAFVVLHYGDATVTMEAIESIRSLDRGGRNVSVIVVDNASPNGTGEQVKKQIESLPDFYYIHNEENLGFARGNNVGFKYAKNELKADFIVLMNNDAVIESADFFALVEQDYSSEKFAVLGPSIRTPVGKEQNPLRLKMLCGFRLKLTVAYLWVDLLATFLLISPMISCLLKKFPRKQTRQELSAMNNVELHGSFLIFSPKYIGKFDGLDDRTFMYCEEEFLFARCMFNNLKTRFNPAIRIFHNEVENRRASILRQRKKRLFRVKNCLKSLKIYSRDVVGKKS, encoded by the coding sequence ATGTCCATACCCAAGATTGTACATTACGCCTTCGTTGTTCTTCATTACGGTGACGCTACCGTCACCATGGAGGCTATCGAATCGATTCGCTCCCTAGATAGGGGCGGGCGTAACGTGTCCGTGATTGTTGTGGACAATGCCTCGCCAAATGGAACGGGAGAACAGGTCAAGAAACAGATTGAATCTTTACCGGATTTCTACTACATCCACAATGAAGAAAATCTCGGATTCGCAAGGGGCAACAATGTCGGCTTTAAATATGCAAAGAATGAACTGAAGGCAGACTTTATTGTCTTGATGAACAACGATGCCGTAATTGAATCTGCAGATTTCTTTGCGCTAGTAGAACAGGATTATTCAAGCGAAAAGTTTGCAGTGCTAGGGCCCAGTATCCGTACGCCAGTGGGGAAAGAGCAGAATCCTCTTAGGCTAAAGATGCTCTGTGGCTTTAGGCTTAAGTTGACAGTGGCGTATTTATGGGTAGATTTGCTGGCTACGTTCCTGCTCATTTCTCCGATGATTTCTTGCTTGCTGAAAAAGTTCCCTCGAAAACAGACGAGGCAAGAACTTTCCGCCATGAACAATGTGGAGCTTCATGGTAGCTTTTTGATTTTCTCTCCAAAATATATTGGAAAATTTGATGGCCTTGATGACAGGACGTTCATGTATTGCGAAGAAGAATTCTTGTTTGCAAGATGTATGTTCAATAACTTGAAAACCAGGTTTAATCCTGCAATTCGAATTTTTCACAACGAAGTGGAAAACCGCAGGGCGAGTATTCTGCGACAACGAAAGAAAAGGCTTTTCAGGGTAAAGAACTGCCTAAAAAGCTTAAAGATATATTCTAGGGATGTTGTCGGGAAGAAGTCCTGA